The genomic region AAGCGCGCGCCAAGAATGCCGGCGAGGATCATCCACGTGCCGGCGTCCAGAATAGCTTCCGGCGGGACGTCGCCCGGCTCGCCTTTTTGACGCTTCGCGGCGGAGTGAGCGCGCCAAAGGCCGACGGCGAACGCCAGCATCATCATGACGCCGAACGTATGGACGGGATACGCACCAATACGAAACAGGATTGGATGCATGGATTTACTTTTCTTTCACGGTCGCGGGCTGGTCGGGCGCGGCGCTGGGCATCGTCCAGAAACGCCACGCTAACAGCGCGACGCCCGTGCAGATCGCGGCGTCGGCGATATTGAAGACCGGCCAATGGTGCGAACCGACATAAACATCGAGATAATCGACGACATAACGCAGCCGGACACGATCGATCAGGTTGCCGAGCGAACCGCCAAGCGGCAGGGCAAGCCCAAGGGCAAGACGCGCGGGATACGGGGGCTTGGAGCGCGCGAGATAGTAAACAATCGCGGCGGCGGCGGCGACCGCGGCGACGGAAAGCGCCTGCGTGCCCTGAGGCAGAATGCCGAACGCGCCGCCGGTGTTGCGGACGAATGTCAGGTCCAGCAGGCCATGGATTACTGTCCGGCTTTCGCCGACGGAAAACCCATGCAGCACGATCTGCTTGGCCCACTGGTCGGCCGCCACGATGGCGGCCGCCAGCAGAAAGATAGCGGGACGGTTCAAAGCGCCTCTTCTTGCTCGATCGTCGTCACGGCGTAGGGCAGCGCTTTCAGACGCTCGATCGGGATCGGTGTTCCATCGACATCAGACTTGCCATAGGTCCCCTCTTCGATCTTCGCCAGGGCGCGGTCGATTTTGGCCAAGAGCCGGTCCGAGTTCTCCACGGCGGCGACATCGCGGTCACGATCGAAAAGCTGCGACGCTTCGTCGCCCGGATCGTTGCCGTCCGAGTCCGAAAGCTCGCCGGACTCATCGGTGATGGAGCCGCCGCGCGTATCCGCCTCATAGGAAGCCCGTTCGTCCTCAATGCGTTTCTTCTCATCCAGGAGAAGAGTCTTGAAATTCGCGAGCTGTGTCTCATTCATGTTGGGCGTCCCTTTGTGTGTTAAGCGAGCCGGCGCGCGACGATATCGCCGTCCGTAATTGTCTGAGCCCGCCATGCGCGCACGCAGCCGCTGGCGCAAACCGACGCCGGATCTTCCCCGCCCTCTTTGACGGCGACCCAGCAGCGAGCGCACTTGGCGCCCGGCGCGGCGCCGTTGTTGATGACGTGGACGCCCGGCGCCGTTCCCTGCCGCAGCGTCACTTCCGAAACGAGCAGCAGCGCGGGAAGCTGATTAGTATACGGACGCAGCGCTTCAAACGTCTCCGCGTCGATCGTGATTGTCAGCGCCAGCTCCAGCCGCTTCTTGACGCCTTCAAGCGTCTTGTTGACTTCATCGCGCACCGAGAGCAGCTGGCTCCAGCGGGCGGCAAGCTCGGGCGCTCGGAACTCCGCGCGGTCCGAGGGAAGCGCCGCCAGCTGCACGGAGACAGGTTTGCTGGGCATGCGCAGCTTTTGCCAGACTTCTTCCGCCGTGAAGGACAGGATCGGCGAAAGCAGACGCGTCAGCGCCGACGCGATCTCAAAGAGTGTCGTCTGCGCCGACCGCCGCTCCGGAGAGTTGGCGCCGTACGAGTACAGTCTATCCTTAATCACGTCAAAGTAAAACGCCGAAAAGTCCGCCGTACAAAGTCCCAGCACGTTCTGAATCACCTTCTGGAACTCATACGCTTCATAAGCCTGAACGGACGAGCGCACGACTTCGTTCAATCGATGCAGCGCCCAGCGGTCGATTTCCGGCAGGTCGGCGTACGGAACGGCGTGCAGCGCCGGATCGAAGTCATCTGCGGAGTGTACGTAAAGGTTGCTCAGCGCGAAGCGCAGCGCGCCGCGCAGAGTGCGATACGTCGTCGAGACTTGATCCAGGATCTTTTCGCCGACGCGGACATCGCCGAAGTAGTCCGTGGAGCTTACCCAGAGGCGCAGGACATCGGCGCCGTACTTGTCGCAGACGGTGCTTGGCGCGACGCCGTTCATCGCCGACTTGGACATCTTGCGTCCGCTCTCGTCCAGCGTCCAGCCATTGGTGACGACCTGCTTGAACGGCGCCTTACCGGTGACGGCCATGCCGATCATCAGCGATGAGTTAAACCAGCCGCGATGCTGATCGCCGCCTTCCAGATAAACGTCGGCGGGATACGAAAGTTCGGGCCACTGTCCCAGAACCGTCTGGTTGGTCGCGCCAGAATCAAACCAGACATCGAAGATATCCGTTTCCTTCGTAAACTCGGTCTCGCCGGTCTCTGGATGCTTGAATCCCGCCGGAAGAATGTCTTTGGCGTCCCGCTCGAACCAGGCGTCCGTGCCGTGCTCGGCGACTAAATCGCGGACGGCGAGAATGCTTTCTTTCGCCAGCAGCGGCGTCCCCGACGGCTGCGCGTAGAAGACGGGGATACCTACGCCCCACGAACGCTGGCGCGAGATACACCAGTCGGGGCGTCCCGACACCATGGGCTTCATCCGGTCGATGGATTCCTTTGGATACCACTTCACGCCTTCGATCGCCTTCAGGCACTTTTCCCGGTGCCCGTTGTGGTCGATGTTCATGAACCACTGGACGGTCGCGCGGAAGACCAGCGGATCCTTCGAGCGCCAGCCATGTGGATAAGAGTGCAGGATCTCTTCTAACGCCAATAGCGATCCGGTTTCGGAAAGCCGATCCAGAACGAGCTGCGACCCTTCTTTTTTGCGCAGGCCGGTAAACGGCGCGCCCGCATCCTCATTGAAGTAGCCGTCGCCGGTTAAGATTTGCAGTACGGGCAGATTGTACTTCTGTCCCGTCAGGAAGTCGTCCTTACCGTGTCCGGGCGCAGTGTGGACGACGCCCGTGCCATCTCCGGTCGTGACATAATCCGCCAGCACCAGCGGCGCGGCGCGGTCGAACAGCGGGTGCTCGAACATCAAGTTCTTCAGGTCCGAGCCTTTATGCGTGCTCAAGACTTGCCAGCCGGTGAAGTTCGCGGCGGCCACCGTGGCGCCGAGGCGATCGGACGCGACGAGATAGCGCCGATCCTCATGCTCAATCACGGCGTACTCGATATCCGGGCCGGCGGCGACGGCGACATTCGCGGGGATTGTCCACGGCGTCGTCGTCCAGATCACGGTGTAGCACTTCGTGGCGTCGGCGTCCGCGCCAAAGATCCCATCGGGGTCGGCGCGCAGGCCGAAGCGAACGTAGATCGACGGATCCTTGACATCCTTGTATTCGATCTCCGCCTCTGCGAGCGCCGTCTCATCCACCAGCGACCAGTAGACGGGCTTGAGGCCGCGATAGATGTAGCCCTTTTCGACCATCTCCGCGAAGACTTCCAGCTGCTTCGCCGCCATCTGCGGCGTCATGGTCAGATAAGGACGCGCCCAGTCGCCCCGGATGCCGAGGCGCTGGAACTGCTCGGACTGCTTCCCCACCCACTCGGTCGCGACTTCGCGGCAGCGATTGCGGATCTCCAGCGGCGTCGGAACGTAGTTCTTCTCCCGAAACTCCTTGGCGACCAGGACTTCAATCGGCAGGCCATTGTTGTCCCAGCCCGGGATGTAGGGGGTGGCGTACCCCTGCATCGACCGGAACTTCATGATCACGTCTTTCAGGATCTTATTGAAGGCGTGGCCGATATGGATATTGCCGTTCGAGAAGGGCGGGCCGTCGTGCAGAATGAACGTCCCGAGCGAAGTCGTCGGCTTGAGCGATTCGTCGTAGACGCGCTGGGTCTTCCAGAAATCCAGAATGGCCGGCTCGCGCTTGGCGAGGTTGGCGCGCAGGGGAATGCTCAGGGGGTTGGTGTCGACGCCGTCGGGGTTCTTGACATCGGGCTTGGGGACATTCAGCGTCTGGCTGTAGTCGGGCTTCTTCTCGGGTTCAGTCATAAGTGTTCCTGGCTTGTCTTAAGTCTTGTCGTGTGCGTTCGCCGCCGCGAGGAATTCGCCCAGGGCGTCCTCCCACGGACGGATCACATCTTTGTGCTGCAATTCGAGTGCATAGCGCCGCAGGACGCTGTTCTTCGGACGGCGCGTCGGCGTGCCGAACTTCACGGCGCACTCTTCGGAGGTCAGCGCGTGGACGGGAACGTCGGGCATCCCCGCCATGCGCAAAATCTCGCTCGCAAATCCATGCCAGCTCGTCCGTCCCGCGTTGCAGACATGGTAAACGCCGTAAAGCGGCGTTTGCATGATCTGATACGCCGTCGCCAGCAGATCGCGCGTGAAGGTCGGCGCGCCAAATTGATCGGCGACGACGAACAGTTCACCCTGGGTTCTGGCCCGCTCCATAATGGTGTATGGAAAGTTGCGTCCATGTGTCCCATATAGCCACGAAGTGCGCAAAATATAAGTGCGCGCGCACGACTGCATCGCCATCCGCTCCCCCGCGAGCTTGGAAGCCCCATAGTGGCTCAGCGGATTCGGCGCATCGAACTCGGTGTACGGCCCGTCCTTCGTCCCATCGAACACAAAATCCGTGGAGATCGCCACCAGAATGGCGCCGACTTCTTGGGCCGCCGTCGCCACGCACCAGCTCCCCAGCGCATTCGCCGCAAACGCCGCGTCCGGATCGCGCTCACAGCCATCGACATTGGTCATCGCCGCGCCATGAAACACCAGATCCGGCCGATGCTCCTGCATCACGGCGCGCACCGAGGCGTAATCCTTGATGTTCAGCGGCTCACTGCCGCTGCCCTCCAAGGGCCGCTGATCGGTCGCAATGACCTGATGCCCATGCCGCGCGAAAAACGCGCGCGCGTCCGTACCCAACATCCCACCCGCGCCGGTGATTAAAACTCGCATTGGCGTATATTATACAAGAAGACGGAGGGAGGCGTCAATGTGGGGCTGGAGGTGTGAGGGATAGTCCCTATTCCCCCGGCGCTTTAGCGCCGGGGGAATAAGGATTACAGCGTTCTACTTCGCGCTCGCGTACTTGCCCGTGTATGTCCCCGAAATCACCAGTGAGCCGGTCCCGGGCCGCAGGTATTTCTTCGCGGCGGCGTTCACTTTCTCCACTGTGACCGCTTTGTAGTAGCTGTTGCGCTTCTGGATGTAATCCAAGCCCAGACCGTAGATCTGCGCCGCGAGCAGCTGATGGCCGACGGCGGCGTTGGTGGAGAGCGTGACGGCGTAGGAGCCGGTCAGGTAGGAGACGGTCTTCGCGACTTCGTCCTGAGTCACGCCTTTGTCGCGCAGAAGCTGGATCTGGCGCATCGTCTCCGCCGTCGCCTTATCGACATTGGCGGGATTGCTGCCGAACTCCACGACGAACGGTCCCTCGCCCAGGCTGGCGTCGTCGGAGGCGTAGATGCCGTAGACGAGGCCCATGTGGTCGCGGACGCTCAGGGCGAGACGCGAGGCGAGGCCGGTGCCGCCGCCGAGGATCGTATCCAACACGATCGACGTATAGAAGTCCGGATCGCTGCGGCGCAGGCCGCCGGGGAAGCCGTAACGCACATCGACCTGGGCTTTGTCGGCGATGGGGATGACAATCGTCTTGATCGCCCCATCGGTGGCTGCGACGGTCGGGATCTTGACGTCGGACAGATCGCCCTTCTTGGCCCAGTCGCCGAAGTACTTCTTGACCTGAGTGACAGCCGTCTGCGTATCGACATCGCCGACAATCGTCAGGATCAGCTTGTCGGGAGCGTAATGGGCGTTGTAAAAGCCGAGCAGGTCATCGCGCGTTAGTCCTTTGAGCACAGACGCCTGCTCGTCAAGTGTGGGCGAGCTGTAAGGATGGCTTTTTGGATAGAGCGAGTTGTGGAAGGCGATGTCGGCGAGGGCGCCGGTATCGTCTCGCGCTTCTTCAATTCCGGCCAGCGACTGCGCGCGCGCCTTTTCCAGCTCGTCCGCCGGGAACGCCGGGTGGCGAAGCTCGTCGGAAAGCACGTCCAGCAGCATATCGAAGTTCTTGGACAGACCGTGCGCGCCCAGCGACGCATACTCATCGCCCCCGCCGATCTCCACGCTGGACCCGCCGCCTTCGAGAAGTTTGGCGATATCGAGGAGCGAACGGGACTGCGTGCCGCGCGAAAGCTGCGATGCGGTGAAGTCGGCCAGACCGCGCTTATCCTGCGGATCGAAGACCGATCCGGCGCTCATCAGCGCGCCGCCGATGGAAACGGTCGGCGTCGCGTGATTTTCCTGCACGACCACCGTAATCCCATTGTCCAGCACCACTTTTGTCGGCAGCGCGCCCTTGGCGCTGGCCGCGAGGAGGGACGCCGGACGAGCCGCGATAGGCCGCGACATATGAAAGTCGCCAAGATTGAGCTTGGCGAGCTTCGGAGCGACCGCCCCGGTTGTCGGAGACGCGCCCAGACTGCCGCCGCCCGGGGCAACCGGAGCGCCGGGCGTGCGGATCGGCTCGAAGTAACCGACGGTGCGGTTGCGCTCGACCAGATACTTTTGGGCGACACGCTGCACGTCCGCCTTGGTCACCTTGCGCAGGTTTTGCAGATAGTACTCACCGTAGCGCCAATCGCCCTTCATGGCGTCCTCGCCCAGGCGGCTGCCCTGCGCGGAGACCGACTCCTTACCGAAGACATATCCCGCTTCCGCCTGATTGACCGCGCGAGTCAGTTCTTCGTCGGTGATCGGCGTCGCTTTCAGCTTTTCCAGTTCGTCCAGCAGCGCCTTTTCCATTTCAGGGTTCGTATGGCCGGGCTGCGCGGAGGCGGCGAACATCAGGAGGTCGGGGTCACGCAGGCCGTAATCGTAGGCGTCGGCGCCCGATGTCAGGCCCGTCTGCACGAGGTCCTGGAAGAAGCGCGATGTGCGGCCGCCGCTCAGCACCGTCTCCAAAACGTCGGTGGCGTAGCGGTCCGGGTTCATCACGCCGGGAACGTGGTAGGCGATCAGCACCTGAGGCGTCGTTCCCGCGCGGGAGATCGTGACGCGCCGCTCGCCCTCCTGCGCCGGCTCCGGGGTGATGAAGTGCTCGGCGACCGGGTGCGAGGGGATCGATCCAAAGTACTTGGTCACCATCGCAATCGCCTTCGCGGTGTCGATGTCGCCGACGATCACCACGGTCGCATTATTAGGGGTGTAGTAGTTCTTGTAATACGCGTACATCTCGTCGCGCGTGAAGTTCTCGATGTCCGACCGAAACCCAATCGTCTCCCACCGGTACGGATGCACCTGATACGCCGACAGCCGCACCGCCTTGGACAGCGCTCGGCCCGGATCGTTTTCGCCGGCCTCATACTCCGACCGAACGACCGTCATTTCTTTCTGGTGCTGCTTCTCATCGTAGAGCGAGTTGACCATGCGGTCCGATTCGATCTGCATCGCCGTTTCCAGACGGTCCGACGCGAGTGTCTCATGGTACTCGGTCCGGTCGAACGCCGTGGAGGCGTTGAAGTCGGCGCCGTTGGTCTGGAGCGTGGAGCTGATGACGCCGGGGCCGCGCGACTTGGTGCCCTTGAACATCATATGCTCCATCAGGTGGCTCATGCCCGTCTGACCGACCTGTTCGTTGATGGAGCCCACGTGATAGAAAACCGAGAAGTAGACGACCGGAGCCGCATGGACTTCCTTGGTCAGGATCGTCAGGCCGTTGGGCAGGGTCGTCTCACGGATACCGTTGAGCACCGTGGGCTTGCCCTCCGCCCGGTTTGTCTCAGTGGTAGCCGCCGCTGTCGGGGCGACCTTTTTCTGCGCCTGGGCGGAAAGATGAGGAAACAGTACGTAGCTCAAAAGAGCGAAGGGGATCAGCGCGGTCGATTTCGTCATTATGCCTTACGTCCTGTCTTGTAGGATTCGATGTGTAATAGTACATATCGATCGAAAACACGCAATAGTTCCGAGACTTTGTCCCCGGCGCCACAGCCGCGGAATCGAGGCTACTTTACCCCACGGTACTGCTCAAAGGCAACGGCGAGGTATTCCAGCAGATCGGCGTAATTGATATAGGTAACGCCCGGCGGCGGCGTGATCCCCAGCCGGCGCATCAGCGGCACCGCGAGATACATCGCGGAGGTCTGCTGCATCGGCGCGGGCAGCTGCCAGCGCCGGTCGATCGCATGGCGCACCGCCCGGTATTCGGGCACGGTCATCTCATAAACGTGCTTGCCGACATCCGCCAGGGCGTAGGCGGCCAGATGCTCGGGCAGCACGCGCGGCGGCGGCGCCAGCGCCTCCAAAGTCGGGACACGCGGCGCGCGCTGCTTGACGACCATCGTCCCCGCGATAAAATCGCCCAGGCGCTGGTACTTGCCCGAAAAGAGAAGGAAGCAAAGAGTCAGGATCAACGAACCCGCGCCGATCGCCGCGATCTGCGGTTTATTGGCGGCCGCGCCGGCGAACAAAATGCCGACAATGACCACAGGGATGCCGTCCACGACACGCAGCAGATTGCGCACGATCGCGGCAAAGATGTTGATCGGATAGCCGCCGTCCCGCAGGACGCGCAGACCAACCTGACGCTTGCCCGGCGTCTGCCCGTTCCACACCGTCTCGTAATAAATGAAGTATCCCCAAAAAACCACGAATACCGCGATCAGGCCAAGACCGGTCGCCACCTGCTGGAGCGTCTGGAGCAGCTGACGCGCCACGGCGTTTGAGATAAACCCGAGCACGGCTTCCAGAATGCCGAAAATAATCAGCATGATCAGCAAAATCCCGATCTGCCAGATGGTGTCGATCAGATTCGCGAAGAACCGAGAGCCGATTCCGGCAAGCTCATATTCGATTTCGATGTTTTCGGGGGTGACGACGAGTATTTCACGTGACATGACAGGAGCCTCTGCGGTATAATTTCGCCATCATGGCAATCGACGAACGAGCTTTCATCAACAAGAAGCGCGCGAACTGGGAGCGGCTCTCCTCAATCGTGGAGCGCACCAAGAACGGCGGCCTGCGCCGCCTTTCCAAAGAAGAGCTTCCGGCGCTCGGATCGCTCTATCGCCGAGCGGCTGCGGACCTTGCGTATGTCCGCCAGCAGAACGCCAATCCTAATCTCGTATTGTACCTGAACGAACTGGTCGGCAATGCGCATGGCGTCATCTATTCCGAGGAAACGGGCGGCTGGCGACGCATCATACAGTTTCTTCGCATCGGACTGCCCGAAGTCCTGCGCCGCCGCATGGCTTTTACGCTTGTCGCCATCGCCCTGAGCGTCATTGGGGCCTATCTTGCCTACGCGCTCGTCCACAAAAGTGAAAGTTACCTCGCGCTGTTCCTTCCGGAACAGTTCCGCGACTCGTTCGACGCCTGGAAGCAGGGATTCGCGGACCATGGCGATATCTCCGCCGGCGAAGGGTTCCAGTTCTCATCCATGCTGATGACGAACAACACCAAGGTCGGCATTATCACCTTCGCAACCGGCATCACCCTGCTTCTGCCGATCTACCTGCTGCTTCAAAACGGCGAGACGATGGGCGCCTTGATCGCGGTCGTCCAGCCGACCGGCCATCTTACCTCCATGTGGGCCGGCATTCTGCCGCACGGGATCGCGGAGCTTTCGGCGATCTTTATCTGCGGCGGCGCCGGCCTATGTATCGGCTGGGCGCTGATCGCGCCAGGCCGTTATAGCCGAAAAGACGCCCTGGTCATCGCCGGACGAGACGGCGCGAAGATGATGGTGGGCACGATTCCGCTTTTCATTCTCGCCGGCATCATCGAAGGCAACATCTCCCACTCTTCCCTGCCCCACTGGGCCAAGTTCGGCATGGCGTTCTTCCAGTTCGCGCTTCTGATCTTCTATATCTACGGCAGCCCACGGCGAAAAACGGCCGGCTCTCACGGATCGATCGCCCGGTAAAAACCACGAAACCCACAATAATCCGGGTTCCATAATTCTATTTAAAATTGTGGAACCTGGGAACCTCTCCAGATTCGCCGCTGTTCTATATGTATGCAGGAGTTCACAATCCAGCAATTCCGGATTACAATGTCTCCTTGCTTATGCCCCGCAACTGAGACGCGATTTTCGCGGCCTTAAGTTCTCACTCAACTTTCTCGCCACCAGTAAGGACCAATCATGACGAAACAGTATGACCGCAGGTACTTTTTGCGATCGTTGCTATTGAGTACAGTGATGTTGTGCGCAAGCGCGTTCGGCGTTCGCGCGCAGAGCTTCTCCGATTCGCCCGATATTTCCGCCCAGGACTCCATCGCCGCGCCCCTCACGGCCGCGCCTGCCGCTGCCGTTGTCGCCAATAGCGGCGTCATCACTTTGAACGGCAAGAGCTCCTACTGGCTCGGAGCCGATTACGCCTGGTACAACTACAGCACGGACTTTGGAACCGGCGCATGGGGAAAGTTCACCGACTGGAGCGCAGTTTCGGCGGATTTCGGCGCCATGCACGCCAACGGCGTCCATGTCGTCCGCTGGTGGGTGTTCGGAGACGGGCGATACTCGCCGGAGTTCAGCAGCACGGGCGCCGTCACGGGGCTCGACTCTTACGTTCTCTCGGATATCGATCACGCCCTGCAAATCGCGGCGGCAAACCATGTGGCGATTCTGTTCACGCTGATCGACAGCTCGATCTGGGCGGCGGCGTCCAACAGCAGCGGCCTGCAAACGGGCGGCCATGCGGCGCTGGTGACAAGCTCGACGGTGCAGAAATCCTATCTGGATAAGGCGCTCAAGCCGCTGCTCCAGCATATCGCCGCCGGCTCTTACCGCGCCGAGGTGGCCGGATACGATCTGGTGAACGAGCCGGAGGCGCAGATGTCCGGCTACTGGGGAGGATCCAATCTTTCCTCGACATCGGTCAAGGCGTTCGTGAAGCAGTGCGCGACGTATGTCCATACGTATGGCGGCAGCGGCAGCCTCGCCACCGTTGGGAGCGCGACGCCCTATTATGTGAGCACGTGGAAGAGCCTTGGACTGGACTTCTACCAGATCCACTACTATCCCTGGATGGACTTCAGCAACGGCGCGGGGAGCGGACTGCCGACCTATGCGTCGCAGGCCCTGGATAAACCCTGCATTGTGGGCGAGTTTCCGACGGCGGATTCCTCTTACGGTCTGACCGATACAAACGTGCAGAGCGCGAACTGGTATCTGAACTCGATCGAGACGAAGGGTTACGCCGGAGCGATTGCATGGAGCTACCGTGTTTCGGACAGCGCGACCAAATGGACATCGTTCCAGCCGGTCTACACAAACTGGAACACGCTGCACAGCGCCATCACTGGTCCCGTCTTGCCTTAACCGCGGGCAACCACTCACAAAGATCGGCCCGCAAACTTTCGTTTGCGGGCCGATCTTTTGACTGTCATTACTGAACTGAGGCGGCGAAACTAAATCAACGATTTGGCTTTTAACTCCAAATAGCGATTGATCAAATCGGCGCTCAAGTTCTCCGGCGTGCTGTCCACAGTCCAGACGCCGCGGCGTTTGAGCGCCTGGATCGCCTGACGGCGCTCGTGCAGCACCTGAGTCGCGACGGCCTTGGTGTAGACCTGATGCGATTCTTCGGGCACGGCGGCGGCCGCTGCGATGATGTTGGGGTCGCTTACGGTGACGCACACCACGCGATGCCGCTCCTCCAAAATCGAAACTGCGTTGAGGATCTGCGACGAAGAATCGGGATCGACGAGGTCCGAGAATAAGACGATCAGTGAACGCCGGCGCCAGCGTGTCGCCAGTTCCTGAAAGGCCGCCTGATAATCCGTCTCGACCAGACGCGCCTCCAGATTGTAAAGGCGCTCCATGATCTGATAGACCTGGGCGTTGCTCTTGGCCGGCGGCAAAAACGTGCGCACTTCGGCGTCAAACGCCATCAAGCCCACTTTGTCGTCCGACGAAACAGCGACATAGGCCAGCATCAGCGCCGTATTGACGACGAAGTCCAGCTTCGCCATCTTCTGAATCGGCTGGAGCATCGTTCGCCCGGTATCCAGAAGCAGCACGACATTCTGGCTGCGCTCGGCTTCGTATTGCCGGGAGATCAGCTTGCCGCGCCGCGCCGTCGCGCTCCAGTCGATCTTCTTATATTCATCGCCCGTGACATACTCGCGCAGGCTTTCGAACTCCGAGCCGCCGCCGCGCACTTTGGCCGATCGGATCCCCAGTTGCATCAACCGCCCACGGCGCGCGAGCATCTCGTACTTCGCCATCTCCAGCATATTGGGATAGACTTTGACGCTCTGCGGCGCCGGCAGCCGCGACATCCGCGCCACGAGGCCCAGCGCGCCCAGGTACTGGACAAAGACATCGCCAAAGACGTAATCGCCCTTCGCATGCGCCTGGACATAGTAGGAGAACTGTGCGGGAATGTTGCCGGGAGGGACGACGACGTTTTGCTGCGTCTGGCCCTCCAGCGTGAATCGGTCCGGCGGCTCATCGCGCGCAATGACCTCAACCGCGCGGTTTCCACGGCTGCGCAACTCCACGACGACCGGCTGGCGCAGGCCAAGCGAAAGCTTCTCATCCACGCGCCGCTCCACGCTGAGAAACGTCTCGGGACGCGGCGACGTCAGAAAGTCGGCGATGGCGGCGGCCGCCAGCAGCGCATCGTACGCCAGCACCACGGCGAGCAGCCAGGGCGCAAAATAAACGAACAGCATCGGAACGGCTCCGATAGCCGCGAGCACAGCCAGGCGAGGGGTGAGGCGCATAGCCTATTATAGCGGACGCTCGCGAGGAGCGTCAATGGAAGGCGACGCCTTTCTTGGCGAGGAGACGCATCGCTCCACCCGCGCCCTCACACGCGAAGAAACACACCCCGGCGATAGAGATAGGTCAGGACCAGCCAGCAGACGGCGATGTAGCCCGCCGTGTAGGCGACGCCGCCGCCCACCGGTCCCAGCTCAGCGACCGCCGAATGGAGCATCGCCTGCTGCAGCGGAACGCGCGTCCCATCGGCGAGCGTCCACATCCAGCTTTGCAGGATGTAGACTTTAAAGAGGATCGGCGCCACATACGCCGTGATAGCGTTCGCGCCCAGCACCGTGAGCGGCAGCGCGATCCGGCTCCAGCCCCGCGCATCCAGCAGCGCATAAAAGAACGCCAGCGTTACCACCCCGAGACCGCCGGTATACAGGATATAGGAGCCGGACCAGACGGCCTTGTTCATCGGCAGCCAGTAGCCCCACAGCCAGCCCATGGCGGCGAGCGCCACTCCACAGCCGATCAGCCAGACCACTTTTCGCGCGGGAGTGAGCCGGTCGCGCCTCAGCAAATCGCCAATCCCGGCGCCGATGAGCGCGAGCGCGGCCGTCGGGATCGCCGACAAGAGGCCGCTCAAATGAAACTGCTGAAGCGAGTGCTGGTTGATATAGTCGACGACGTTGCAGGTCTGGGCCTGGATTCCCGGCCCGCATCCTGGAACCGGCGCGAATTGCAGGAATGCGCCATGCCCGCCCAGCAGCACGGCCACGAGCAGCGCGCGCCCGATCAGCGGCAGCGAATAAGCAAGGGCCGCCAGCAAATACGCCAGGCCGATGATTTGCAGCACG from Capsulimonas corticalis harbors:
- a CDS encoding acyltransferase family protein, translated to MIDSSNDSPAPKRLRISEAAPDAEAKTATVGARAASSRLVSLDAFRGLTIFGMLLVNNIALDTATPKQLTHADWNQGVQFADLVFPWFLLIVGVAIPFADASSRAKGWSWWARAGKILRRTIALVLLGCLIDSSIAHQPILDLGVLQIIGLAYLLAALAYSLPLIGRALLVAVLLGGHGAFLQFAPVPGCGPGIQAQTCNVVDYINQHSLQQFHLSGLLSAIPTAALALIGAGIGDLLRRDRLTPARKVVWLIGCGVALAAMGWLWGYWLPMNKAVWSGSYILYTGGLGVVTLAFFYALLDARGWSRIALPLTVLGANAITAYVAPILFKVYILQSWMWTLADGTRVPLQQAMLHSAVAELGPVGGGVAYTAGYIAVCWLVLTYLYRRGVFLRV
- a CDS encoding M16 family metallopeptidase, whose translation is MTKSTALIPFALLSYVLFPHLSAQAQKKVAPTAAATTETNRAEGKPTVLNGIRETTLPNGLTILTKEVHAAPVVYFSVFYHVGSINEQVGQTGMSHLMEHMMFKGTKSRGPGVISSTLQTNGADFNASTAFDRTEYHETLASDRLETAMQIESDRMVNSLYDEKQHQKEMTVVRSEYEAGENDPGRALSKAVRLSAYQVHPYRWETIGFRSDIENFTRDEMYAYYKNYYTPNNATVVIVGDIDTAKAIAMVTKYFGSIPSHPVAEHFITPEPAQEGERRVTISRAGTTPQVLIAYHVPGVMNPDRYATDVLETVLSGGRTSRFFQDLVQTGLTSGADAYDYGLRDPDLLMFAASAQPGHTNPEMEKALLDELEKLKATPITDEELTRAVNQAEAGYVFGKESVSAQGSRLGEDAMKGDWRYGEYYLQNLRKVTKADVQRVAQKYLVERNRTVGYFEPIRTPGAPVAPGGGSLGASPTTGAVAPKLAKLNLGDFHMSRPIAARPASLLAASAKGALPTKVVLDNGITVVVQENHATPTVSIGGALMSAGSVFDPQDKRGLADFTASQLSRGTQSRSLLDIAKLLEGGGSSVEIGGGDEYASLGAHGLSKNFDMLLDVLSDELRHPAFPADELEKARAQSLAGIEEARDDTGALADIAFHNSLYPKSHPYSSPTLDEQASVLKGLTRDDLLGFYNAHYAPDKLILTIVGDVDTQTAVTQVKKYFGDWAKKGDLSDVKIPTVAATDGAIKTIVIPIADKAQVDVRYGFPGGLRRSDPDFYTSIVLDTILGGGTGLASRLALSVRDHMGLVYGIYASDDASLGEGPFVVEFGSNPANVDKATAETMRQIQLLRDKGVTQDEVAKTVSYLTGSYAVTLSTNAAVGHQLLAAQIYGLGLDYIQKRNSYYKAVTVEKVNAAAKKYLRPGTGSLVISGTYTGKYASAK
- a CDS encoding stage II sporulation protein M, whose product is MAIDERAFINKKRANWERLSSIVERTKNGGLRRLSKEELPALGSLYRRAAADLAYVRQQNANPNLVLYLNELVGNAHGVIYSEETGGWRRIIQFLRIGLPEVLRRRMAFTLVAIALSVIGAYLAYALVHKSESYLALFLPEQFRDSFDAWKQGFADHGDISAGEGFQFSSMLMTNNTKVGIITFATGITLLLPIYLLLQNGETMGALIAVVQPTGHLTSMWAGILPHGIAELSAIFICGGAGLCIGWALIAPGRYSRKDALVIAGRDGAKMMVGTIPLFILAGIIEGNISHSSLPHWAKFGMAFFQFALLIFYIYGSPRRKTAGSHGSIAR
- a CDS encoding RDD family protein, whose amino-acid sequence is MSREILVVTPENIEIEYELAGIGSRFFANLIDTIWQIGILLIMLIIFGILEAVLGFISNAVARQLLQTLQQVATGLGLIAVFVVFWGYFIYYETVWNGQTPGKRQVGLRVLRDGGYPINIFAAIVRNLLRVVDGIPVVIVGILFAGAAANKPQIAAIGAGSLILTLCFLLFSGKYQRLGDFIAGTMVVKQRAPRVPTLEALAPPPRVLPEHLAAYALADVGKHVYEMTVPEYRAVRHAIDRRWQLPAPMQQTSAMYLAVPLMRRLGITPPPGVTYINYADLLEYLAVAFEQYRGVK
- a CDS encoding DUF58 domain-containing protein; its protein translation is MLFVYFAPWLLAVVLAYDALLAAAAIADFLTSPRPETFLSVERRVDEKLSLGLRQPVVVELRSRGNRAVEVIARDEPPDRFTLEGQTQQNVVVPPGNIPAQFSYYVQAHAKGDYVFGDVFVQYLGALGLVARMSRLPAPQSVKVYPNMLEMAKYEMLARRGRLMQLGIRSAKVRGGGSEFESLREYVTGDEYKKIDWSATARRGKLISRQYEAERSQNVVLLLDTGRTMLQPIQKMAKLDFVVNTALMLAYVAVSSDDKVGLMAFDAEVRTFLPPAKSNAQVYQIMERLYNLEARLVETDYQAAFQELATRWRRRSLIVLFSDLVDPDSSSQILNAVSILEERHRVVCVTVSDPNIIAAAAAVPEESHQVYTKAVATQVLHERRQAIQALKRRGVWTVDSTPENLSADLINRYLELKAKSLI